Proteins found in one Mesorhizobium sp. CAU 1732 genomic segment:
- the hslV gene encoding ATP-dependent protease subunit HslV has protein sequence MSNELTMHATTIVTVRKDNKVVIAGDGQVSLGQTIMKGNAKKVRRLGKGNVIAGFAGATADAFTLLERLEAKLEQYPDQLTRACVELAKDWRTDRYLRRLEAMMLVADKHVTLALTGTGDVLEPEHGVMAIGSGGNYALAAARALMDTDKDAEDIARRAMKIAAEICVYTNDSFVVETLDAEEG, from the coding sequence ATGTCGAACGAACTGACAATGCACGCGACGACGATCGTCACCGTGCGAAAGGACAACAAGGTCGTGATCGCGGGCGACGGGCAGGTCAGCCTCGGCCAGACGATCATGAAGGGCAACGCGAAGAAGGTCCGGCGCCTCGGCAAGGGCAACGTCATCGCAGGTTTCGCCGGCGCGACCGCCGACGCATTCACGCTTCTCGAGCGGCTCGAAGCCAAGCTCGAGCAATATCCCGACCAGTTGACGCGCGCCTGCGTCGAACTCGCCAAGGACTGGCGCACGGACCGCTATCTGCGCCGCCTCGAGGCGATGATGCTGGTGGCCGACAAACACGTGACGCTGGCGCTCACCGGCACCGGCGACGTGCTGGAACCCGAGCATGGCGTGATGGCCATCGGCTCCGGCGGCAATTATGCGCTCGCTGCCGCCCGCGCGCTGATGGACACCGACAAGGATGCAGAGGACATCGCCCGCAGGGCCATGAAGATCGCAGCCGAGATCTGCGTCTACACGAACGACAGCTTCGTGGTGGAAACGCTCGATGCCGAAGAGGGCTGA
- the hisB gene encoding imidazoleglycerol-phosphate dehydratase HisB, translating to MAGQDRKASVERATKETRIAVTVDLDGKGVSAISTGVGFFDHMLDQLARHSLIDMTIKAEGDLHIDDHHTVEDTGIAIGQAIAKALGERRGIARYASIDLAMDETLTKAAIDVSGRPFLVWNVAFSSPKIGTFDTELVREFFQALAQNAGITLHVLNHHGANNHHIAETCFKAVARALRAAIEPDARQAGAIPSTKGTLNG from the coding sequence ATGGCCGGTCAGGATCGCAAGGCGAGCGTCGAGCGCGCGACAAAGGAAACCCGGATCGCCGTCACGGTCGATCTGGACGGGAAGGGCGTATCCGCCATTTCGACAGGCGTCGGCTTCTTCGACCACATGCTCGACCAGCTCGCACGCCACTCGCTGATCGACATGACGATCAAGGCCGAGGGCGACCTCCACATCGACGATCACCACACGGTCGAGGACACCGGCATCGCGATCGGCCAGGCCATCGCCAAGGCGCTCGGCGAGCGACGCGGGATCGCGCGCTATGCTTCGATCGACCTCGCCATGGACGAGACGCTGACCAAGGCGGCGATCGACGTTTCGGGACGGCCGTTCCTCGTTTGGAACGTCGCCTTTTCGTCGCCGAAGATCGGCACCTTCGATACCGAACTGGTGCGCGAGTTCTTCCAGGCGCTGGCGCAAAATGCCGGCATCACGCTCCACGTCCTCAACCACCACGGCGCCAACAACCACCACATCGCCGAAACCTGCTTCAAGGCGGTGGCGCGGGCGTTGCGCGCCGCGATCGAGCCCGATGCACGGCAGGCGGGTGCGATTCCGTCGACCAAGGGCACGTTGAACGGATGA
- a CDS encoding DUF2628 domain-containing protein, which yields MASFVVMEPPARVEADAVIVRDGFHVFAFLIPFVWLLVHRLWIEALIALVVALALGFAGSYAGFAAAPALSLLVSLYVGLEGASLKLAALRRRGWREWGVVEADNRTDAETRYIAEAYVDGTADDRPAPLPVLSSASQLRQTVPAAGPALGLFSYPGRH from the coding sequence ATGGCTAGCTTTGTCGTTATGGAACCGCCCGCACGTGTGGAAGCCGACGCGGTGATCGTGCGCGACGGCTTCCACGTCTTCGCGTTCCTGATCCCGTTCGTCTGGCTGCTGGTGCATCGTCTCTGGATCGAGGCGCTGATCGCGCTGGTGGTTGCCCTGGCGCTCGGCTTTGCCGGGTCCTATGCCGGCTTCGCCGCCGCACCGGCCCTGTCGCTCCTCGTTTCGCTTTATGTCGGCCTCGAAGGCGCGTCGCTGAAGTTGGCTGCGCTGCGCCGTCGCGGCTGGCGCGAATGGGGCGTGGTCGAAGCCGACAACCGCACCGACGCCGAAACGCGCTATATCGCGGAAGCCTATGTCGACGGGACTGCGGACGATCGTCCCGCGCCTTTGCCGGTCCTGTCTTCCGCATCGCAACTGCGCCAGACGGTCCCTGCGGCCGGTCCGGCGCTGGGGCTCTTTTCCTATCCAGGCAGACATTGA
- the hisH gene encoding imidazole glycerol phosphate synthase subunit HisH, with the protein MRVAIIDYGSGNLKSATKAFERAAREAGISAEIDLTDDAERVRTADRIVLPGVGAYADCRAGLDAVPGMVEAIDEMVRRKGRPFLGICVGMQLMSSRGLEKTITNGFGWIEGDVTEMLPSDPSLKIPQIGWNTIHVKHSHPLFAGISTGEDGLHAYFVHSYHLEAKHAEDVLAVTDYGGPVTAAVARDNVAGTQFHPEKSQALGLALIGNFLNWKP; encoded by the coding sequence ATGCGCGTCGCGATCATCGACTACGGCTCGGGCAACCTCAAATCCGCCACCAAGGCCTTCGAGCGCGCCGCGCGTGAGGCCGGCATATCGGCCGAGATCGACTTGACGGACGACGCGGAACGCGTCCGCACCGCCGACCGGATCGTGCTGCCGGGGGTCGGGGCCTATGCGGATTGCCGAGCGGGCCTCGATGCCGTGCCGGGCATGGTCGAGGCGATCGACGAAATGGTGCGCCGGAAGGGCCGGCCGTTCCTCGGCATCTGCGTCGGCATGCAGCTCATGTCGTCGCGGGGTCTGGAAAAGACGATCACCAACGGCTTCGGCTGGATCGAGGGCGATGTGACGGAAATGCTGCCGTCGGACCCGTCACTGAAGATCCCGCAGATCGGCTGGAACACGATTCACGTGAAACATTCCCACCCGCTCTTCGCCGGAATCAGCACCGGTGAGGACGGCCTGCACGCCTATTTCGTGCATTCCTACCATCTGGAGGCGAAGCACGCAGAAGACGTTCTGGCCGTTACGGACTATGGCGGGCCGGTAACCGCGGCCGTCGCGCGCGACAATGTTGCGGGCACGCAGTTCCACCCGGAAAAGAGTCAGGCGCTGGGTCTGGCCCTGATCGGCAATTTTCTAAACTGGAAGCCTTGA